The following proteins come from a genomic window of Ornithinimicrobium cryptoxanthini:
- a CDS encoding amidase, with protein MTPGQTTGQAAATDQGSRPGAGLSMRSATELVAGFADGSIDPVAVTHDALAAIEAHDEQVNAMVLVDAEGALEAARASARRWEQGSPLGPADGVPTTIKDILLTRGWPTLRGSRLIEEAGPWPDDAPAVARLRESGSVLLGKNTAPEFAWKGVTDSLRHGATGNPWGAELTAGGSSGGAAAAVGLGMGVWAPGTDGGGSVRIPASFTGTVALKGTYGRVPMFPSSPYGTVAHAGPMTRSVRDAAFLLDILSGPDSRDWSAEAPPTSSFLEGLDAGVRGLRIAFSPTLGFDVTNDPEVEAAVRAAAEILARAGAEVEEIDPGIDDPVDAFHVLWFTGAAKVLEGYGPGAIEQIDPGLAEAIRSFGLGVSASHFLDAVAVRMDLGRTMGAFHETHDVLLTPTMPIAAFPVGQPAPDGWASDLWTSWTPYTYPFNLTQQPALSVPCGFTADERPVGLQVVGARHADALVLRVGQAYEALTDWHRCVPTLLRHNATDTHHQE; from the coding sequence ATGACCCCCGGGCAGACGACCGGCCAGGCGGCGGCCACCGACCAGGGTTCTCGCCCTGGCGCTGGGCTGTCGATGCGCTCGGCCACCGAGCTGGTGGCCGGCTTCGCCGACGGGTCGATCGACCCGGTCGCGGTCACGCATGACGCGCTCGCGGCCATCGAGGCCCATGACGAGCAGGTCAACGCGATGGTGCTGGTCGACGCGGAGGGCGCGCTGGAGGCAGCCCGGGCCTCGGCCCGGCGGTGGGAGCAGGGCAGTCCGCTCGGGCCGGCCGACGGCGTGCCGACGACCATCAAGGACATCCTGCTCACCCGGGGCTGGCCCACTCTGCGCGGGAGCCGGCTGATCGAGGAGGCCGGCCCCTGGCCCGACGATGCTCCGGCCGTCGCGCGGCTGCGCGAGAGCGGGTCCGTCCTGCTGGGCAAGAACACCGCCCCCGAGTTCGCCTGGAAGGGCGTGACCGACTCGCTGCGCCACGGGGCGACCGGCAACCCGTGGGGTGCTGAGCTCACCGCGGGTGGTTCCAGCGGTGGCGCTGCTGCCGCGGTCGGGCTGGGGATGGGAGTCTGGGCGCCGGGGACCGACGGCGGCGGGTCGGTGCGGATCCCGGCCTCGTTCACCGGGACGGTCGCGCTCAAAGGCACCTATGGTCGGGTGCCGATGTTCCCCTCCAGCCCGTATGGCACGGTCGCGCACGCCGGCCCGATGACCCGCTCGGTGCGCGACGCGGCGTTCCTGCTCGACATCCTCAGCGGCCCCGACTCCCGCGACTGGTCCGCCGAGGCGCCGCCGACGAGCTCGTTCCTCGAAGGCCTGGACGCCGGGGTGCGCGGTCTGCGGATCGCCTTCTCACCGACCCTCGGCTTCGACGTCACCAACGACCCGGAGGTCGAGGCAGCCGTGCGCGCGGCGGCCGAGATCCTCGCGCGGGCCGGAGCCGAGGTCGAGGAGATCGACCCTGGGATCGACGACCCGGTCGATGCCTTCCACGTGCTGTGGTTCACCGGCGCCGCCAAGGTCCTCGAGGGCTACGGCCCGGGGGCGATCGAGCAGATCGACCCCGGTCTGGCCGAGGCGATCCGCTCCTTCGGGCTCGGCGTCAGCGCCTCGCACTTCCTGGACGCGGTGGCCGTCCGGATGGACCTGGGCAGGACGATGGGGGCCTTCCACGAGACCCATGACGTGCTGCTGACCCCCACCATGCCGATCGCCGCGTTTCCGGTCGGTCAGCCGGCCCCCGACGGGTGGGCCAGCGACCTGTGGACCAGCTGGACGCCATACACCTATCCGTTCAACCTGACGCAGCAACCCGCGCTGTCCGTGCCCTGTGGCTTCACCGCCGACGAGCGACCGGTCGGCCTGCAGGTGGTCGGGGCGCGGCATGCCGACGCGCTCGTGCTCCGGGTGGGGCAGGCCTACGAGGCGCTGACCGACTGGCACCGTTGCGTCCCGACCCTGTTGCGGCACAACGCGACCGACACCCACCACCAGGAGTGA
- a CDS encoding DUF3830 family protein, whose product MPRYITVSLDSRGVSCTARLLEEAAPRTCAAVWDALPLSSAVFHGKYARNEIYALFPAFAPQDPGKENTTITPFTGDLCWFSFSGDDLGNPAYGYETEEEHRASGGLVDLALFYGRNNLLINGDQGWVPGNVFGEVVEGMEAMAAACQDVWMGGARGETLTFARAEEPAL is encoded by the coding sequence ATGCCCCGCTACATCACGGTCAGCCTGGACTCGCGCGGCGTGAGCTGCACCGCCCGCCTCCTCGAGGAGGCAGCCCCCCGCACCTGCGCCGCCGTCTGGGACGCACTGCCGCTGAGCTCTGCGGTCTTCCACGGCAAATACGCCCGCAACGAGATCTATGCGCTCTTCCCGGCCTTCGCCCCGCAGGACCCGGGCAAGGAGAACACCACGATCACGCCCTTCACCGGAGACCTGTGCTGGTTCAGCTTCAGCGGCGACGACCTCGGCAACCCGGCCTATGGCTATGAGACCGAGGAGGAGCACCGGGCCAGTGGGGGACTGGTCGACCTGGCGCTGTTCTATGGCCGCAACAACCTGTTGATCAACGGCGACCAGGGGTGGGTGCCCGGCAACGTCTTCGGCGAGGTGGTCGAGGGCATGGAGGCCATGGCGGCCGCCTGCCAGGACGTCTGGATGGGCGGGGCCCGCGGCGAGACGCTGACCTTTGCCCGGGCAGAGGAGCCCGCCCTCTG